The genomic interval TTAATTTGTTTGGTTGCGCTGTTCACGGCCTGCTAATATTGCACCTGTACAGCTTTGCCAGTTTGTGTTGATTCCAGCACCGCCAGCGCAACGGCCAACGACTTGATACCGTCTTCTCCGGTTGCCCAGGGGGCGCCTTCACTTTTTGCCGCTTTGTTAAACGCCTGCACAGCATGCGCATAGAGATTTTCAGGTGCCGGCAAAGCAACTTCTTCTCTTTCTCCGCCGCGCTGCAAATAAATTTTGCCAATGGGTGCCTGCGTCATCACATCTTCAGCATGCAGGGAGCCCGTTGTGCCGTGAACCTGAAAGCCTGTATTGGTGTGGCCAATGGTAAATGCATCGTGGAACTGCGCAATTGCACCGTTTTTGAATCGCATCACGCCCATTACTGCATCTTCAATTTCACCAGCGCCCATGCCTTGTTGCGCAGAGAGCGCGGTGACTTCGATTACTTCGTCATTCAGTACGTAGCGCATGGTGTCTGTGTCGTGTACGGTGATGTCCATGATGACGCCGGCGCCTGTTTTAGGATCTCTGATGCGCCACCCCTGGAGGTGTTCAGGGAGAAACACCGCATGGAATACCCGTACAGCCAACGGCTTTCCGATAGCGCCATCCATAATCATTTGGCGCATGGTGCGGTGGGTGACTGCATTACGCAAATGGTGATTGGTGCCCATCACCACACCCGCTGCATGGCATGCAGCTACCATTTCTTTTGCATCATCAAGGACCAGAGCAAGCGGCTTTTCGCACAGCACATGTTTGCCGGCTTTTGCAGCCGCAAGGGTCTCAGCCTTGTGTTTTTCGTTGGTTGTACTGATGTAGACAATGTCCACCTCCGGGTCTGCCAGCAGGGCGTCAACCGAATGGTAAGCCCGCGGAATGCCGTTCGCAGCTGCATACTGCTTGCCGCGCTCCTCACTTGAACTCATCACGGCAACAACTTTGCTATCTGTTTGCGCATTGATGGCAGGAATCATCCATTCTTTTGCGATGGTACTGGCGCCGATGAGGCCCCAGCCGAGGGTTGTTTTTCCTTCTGGCATGGTTGGCAGTATTGTTTTTAGATCGATCTAAAATAGGATGGAATAATCTACAGACTATCCAGCACGAATTCAAGCGCTGGTACTTTCCCGCACAACGAGATGCGGTTTTAAGACGGATCGCAGGTGGTCTCGGTCGGGATTTTGAAGCCGGTTAAGCAGTAAAGAGGTAGCAGCTTCGCCTATTTCCTGCGGTTTGATGGCTATAGTGGTGAGGGCCGGCCGAACAAGGGCGGCGTCTGCAATGTCATCAAATCCGATAATCGAAAAATCGATACCGGGTGTCAGATTTCGAGCCTGCAAGCCCAGCATGGCGCCAAATGCAACCACATCATTAAAGCACACGGCAGCGGTTGGCGGGTCTGGTTGATCCAGCAGGTAGGTAAGTGCATCAAAGCCTCCCTGTCGCGAAACGGGACTGGTAACGGAGAGGGTGGGGTCGAAAGCAAGGTTGTGTCGTTGGAGTGCTTCCTGGTAGCCTGTTTGTCGCTCGTTTCTGGCGGATGAATCGCTCACGCCGCCCAGGAAGGCAATACGTGTATGGCCTTTCGACACCAGGTGATCTACTGCCATGGAGGCGCCAAGGATATTATCTGCGCCGGCATAATCAATGGTGCTACCCTCAATGTAGCGCGCGACGAGCACAACCGGAATTTGCCACTGCTTGAGCGTTTGAATCGTATTGGATGTACTTCCCTGGGCTGGGCAAATAACAATACCGTCGACCATATGGCCACTGAGGACACGCAGCAACCGGTCTTGTTTATCCAGGTTGTCGCGTGAATTGCACAACATGACGGTGTAGTCCAGGTTTTCCAGTGCAGCTTCAATACACACGGCCAACTCAGCGAAGAAGGGATTGGTTATATCAGTTACGACCAGCCCGATGGTGTGAGATTTTTGTGCCCTTAGATTGGCAGCGGCACGATTGTACACGTACCCTAACGCTTCCATGGACGCCAGCACTTGTTGCCGTGTTTTGTCTGCGACAAGTTTACTGCCACGCAAAACGAGTGATGCAGTTGCCCGCGAAACGCCGGCATGCTCCGCAACGTCCAGTAACGTAACTTTTCTGGGCTTTTTTTTGTTTGGCAAGGTTGGCGCGGGTTAAAAGTATCAGGCGGTTCTGAGTTAGCAAGACTGCTAAGGACCCAGGTGATCTGTGGAAGATATAGTATGGCCTGGACTTTTGTAGTTCAAGGGCTTTTCCTGGTCAATCGTATCTGCCAGGCCCTTGTCGCGCGTATCGGTTACTGATCTGTCTGAGGAGGAGGAGCTTTGTCTATTGCGGCCAAAAGTACATCCGAACGGATAGGCTTGGTGACAAAATCGTTCATGCCGGCTTCGTAGCAGTTTTTCTGATCTTCCGGCGTAACATTGGCTGTTACAGCGATGATGTAGGGCCGCTCGGAGCCAAATTTGTCGCGAATGGAGCGTGTGGCCGAGATACCATCCATTATTGGCATCTGGATGTCCATTAATACGAGATCGTAGGCTTTCGATTTAAACGCTTCAAGTGCCTCCTGGCCATTGATAGCAGTGTCAGCTACATAGCCGTGTTGTGCAAGTATGCGGAGGGCTACTTTCTGATTAATCAGGTTGTCTTCAACCAGTAGAATTTTTCTGGTTTTCTGCTGTAGGTCAGTGTCCGGTGCTGTTTCAGTGACAACAGATGGGGTTTCGCTGTATGTATTCTGTCCGGAAAACAGCACATCAAAGCTACTTGACAGTTCTGCTACTCTTGGCTTTTGGGCACGTACGTCAAAAGCAGTATGCAAGGGAGTTTACCTTTTGATCTGGTGCAAGGGGGTTACATCTCTGGATTATGCAGCACGAAAACGTGATACCTTATGTTGGTTATCAACCAAAATTACGCCGGCTTTAATGCAAAAAACATCGTGGAATATAAGGGTTTGCTGCAATAATACCGGTTATGCTGACGTCCTGAGACCTGGAAAGGGTTTTATTATTAATTGAATGTCTGCCATGTTGCAGTGTAAGCAAACGCAAACGTAAGTCGTTTAACGGGTGAAAACGTACTTTGTGGCTTGATTATCTGGAAAAAATTTCCGCAACCTGGTTCTTGTTAATCCTCATTACTGTTGGACACACTCTCAGAGAGAAGCGCAAATAAGTTTGGGAATTTCAGAAGGAGAAAGGCAATAAAAAAACCCGTGGCAAGGGCACACGGGTTTTAATCGTTCAAACGGGAAGCGGTAATTTATACTTCTACAATACCAAACATGGAACCATCGGGGGCACCAAGTACAGCAAAGTGTACCGTGGATGGCTCGCGCATATGGGTTGGTGGGACATGGATGGTGCCCCCCAGTTCTTTGGTTTTCTTTGCTGATTCCGGGACGTTGGCTACACCTATGTAAGGGAGCCAATTGGAAACGGCATCTTCCCCTGCGGCAGCCGGCATCTGGATCGCACCGGCAACCGGTTGGTCGCCGTGCTGGAACATCCAGTACGTATCAGGCGGGTCTTGCATTTCCATTGATCCAATCGACCAGCCGACTAAGGCTGTGTAATAGCTTTTCGCTTTTTCGATGTCGGTGCTCATTAATTCGTGCCAATTAAAGAGACCAACAGCAGGAGCCGGCGGGGTGAAAGATTCGTCAGACGTTTCTGTGTAAGGAGAAAAGTATGCTCCGGTTGGGTCCGCCAGGACAGCTGTTCTGCCAACATTGGGAATATCAAAAGGGGGGACTGCAACGGTGCCAGCAGCATGCTCTGTTGATTTACAGGCGGCATCCACATCATCTACGGAAATGTATGAAATCCAGTGTGAAGGAACGCCGTGTGCTGGATCTAACCCAACAACACCACCAATTGTAGTATCATCGTGTTTGAACATGGTATAGTCGCCAATTGCTTCTCCCATGTGGGCCACTTCGAGATCCCAGCCAAAGATGCGCTGGTAAAATTTGGTTGACTCTTCTGGCGTGTTTGACATCAAGTCGTGCCAAACAAATTGTCCGGGTTGGATGTGCGCGCTCATAGACAGGTTTACGTTATGTAGGTGGTTTTGATATATGTGCAATATATGTTATTCACTTCTTTGAGTCAACCGGCAAAGGCTGGACATTTAGCGCGCTGGAAACTAAAATAACGGGGGTTACGTCTTCTCGTTTTTTCAGCCGTCATTTGGCTGATCATCAAATCGGACTATCACGTTGTACTACAAAGACCGCATTGTTTGGATAACTGGTGCTTCATCGGGTATTGGCGCTGCATTGGCGCAGGAACTCAGCCGGCAGGGATCTACCATCATTCTTTCCGCCAGAAACATCAAAAAGCTGGAAGAAGTGCGGCAAACCCTCGATGATCCGGCGCGCCATGAAGTGCTCCCCCTTGATTTGACGAATATTACATCGCTGGAAGGGAAAGCCAAAGAAGCCGTCGGGTATTATGGCCGGGTAGACTTTTTGATAAACAATGGCGGCGTTAGCCAGCGGTCTCTTGCAATCGAAACAGACATCGAAACAGATCGGAAACTGATCGAGACCAATTACCTGGGCCCCGTTGCGCTTACCAAGGCACTTTTGCCGTCCATGTTGTCGCTCAACAAAGGGCATATTGTTGTCGTCAGCAGCCTGACCGGCAAATTTGGGACACCGCTCAGATCCGGGTATGCGGCGTCCAAACACGCGTTGCATGGCTTTTTTGATGCCTTGCGTGCAGAAATGTGGCGAGAAGGTATTGCGGTAACGCTTGTTTGTCCGGGATACATCAAAACAGACATTTCGATAAATGCAATGACCGGTGATGGGACGCCGCAAGGGACGATGGATAAAGGCCAGGCCAACGGGATGTCGCCGGAGGTGCTGGCGCGTAAAATTCTGCGTGCCGTTGAAGGAGGGAAAAACGAGGTGTATCTGGGCGGATTTGAGCGCTTTGGCGTGTATATAAAACGGTTTTTTCCAGACCTGTTTTGCCGCATGATTCGCAATGCAAGCGTAACGGGTTAAGTGCCAAAGCTGCGTTCGGTTGTGTTTGATTTGGTATAGTGATAGCTTGGGGAAACCACCTGTAGCCCCCCTGGCGTAATGAAAAATCTACAATACCTGTGTGGCGTATGCCTGCTCGTTTTGGCCGGCGTTGATGGATGTGCCCCCGTTACCGCACCTGAAGCCGCGGCTCCCAATCTCCTCTTTGTCATCACCGATGATCAGCGGTTCGACATGATGGGCAACATGAACGCGGATCTGCACACGCCGATGATGGATTGGCTGGCTGAAAATGGCGTCCGATTTGAGCAGGCTTTTGTTACCACACCCATTTGCGCGGCAAGCCGGGCCAGCCTGTTGGCAGGTGTTGTAGAGCGTACCCATCGGTATACGTTTATCACCCCGCCGCTGGCCGATTCATTTGCAAACAGCAGCTATCCGGCGCTCCTAAAACGCGCCGGGTACCAGACGGCCCACATCGGGAAGTTTGGCGTCAACCTACACGAAGGGGCGGCTGATGCTATGTTTACGGTTTTCGAACCGCTACATCGCAATCCCTATTTTAAGGAGCAGTCCGATGGGTCTGTTCGACACCTGACAGATATTACCGCGGATCGGGCGATTGCTTTTCTTGATTCAGCAGTAGCTGGTCCTTTTGCGCTTACCCTGAGTTTCAATGCGCCGCATGCAGAGGATAGCGACGAACGCCAGTTTATTTGGCCTGCTGCGATGGATACGCTGTATGAAGACCTTGAAATAGCCACTCCTCCGCTTGCTGCGCCGGCATTTCACGACGCATTGCCGCAGTTTTTGCGCGATCCCGAAATCAACATGAACCGGTATCGCTGGTTCTGGCGGTTTGATAACCCACAAAAAGCCAGCGATATGACCAAAGGATACTACCGCATGATCAGCGGGGTTGATGCCGCGTTGGCACGGGTAATGGACAAGCTGGAAGCGCTGGATGTTGCCGATAATACAGTGATAGTGCTTATGGGAGACAACGGGTATTTCCTTGGAGAGCGTGGTTATGCCGGCAAGTGGTTGGCGCTTGAACCGTCTATTCGCGTGCCTTTGCTCCTGTATGATCCACGCAACGATTCATACGCAGGTCTTCGGCCAACTGCCATGGCGCTGAACATCGACGTAGCTCCAACTCTGCTGGATTTGGCTGGCATTGCTATTCCCGCTTCCATGCAAGGACACAGTCTGCTACCTTTGCTTGACGACAACGTCGGTGATACCTGGCGTACAGATTTTTTCATCGAGCACCTCATGGACCACAAACAAATTGTGAAACACGAAGGCGTTCGGGGCGAGAAATTTAAGTACACCCGGTACTTTGAGCTGGATCCGGTATACGAAGAGCTGTACAACTTAGCCAACGATTCGCTAGAGCAACACAATCTTGCGGATAATCCGGACTATGCTCAGGTACTGAAAGCCATGCGCACGCGTACCGATGAACTCCGAGATCGGTACGGCGGCTTCTTTCGGCTTCATAACATGCAGCCTTAATCATAAGGGCAATGCCAAGCAGTTTTCCCTCTTTTACACAATTGAAAATCCCCGTACATCAGGGAATGCCTGACGTACGGGGATTTAAGATTGCTCAGCTCACCTGCTGGAGGTTTTTTGTTAGAATGACACCTTGATGTTGTCGATATATACCTTTTTCTCCCCTTTCTCTCCTTTTACGATAAAGCGAATCTGGGTATCAGCGCTGGCATAAGAAGATATATCAAACAATCTGTTTTTTTGAGAGCTGTCGGAACCCTCTTTAAACGTGTAAAGGCGTGTCCAATTTTTGCCTCCATTGTCCGATATCTCGACATGAAGATTTGATTCTTCGAGATCTTTTCTACGATAATCAAAGCTAAACGTGGCTGTTGATACACCGGCGAGATTAACCGCGCGTTGAATGCCCCGCTCCTTTTTTGCTGTATCGATTTCCAGACAATTTCCATCTGCACATTTTGAGGAGTCCTCAACTTCGATTTTGCCCTTTTTTGCACCATCTCCTTCACCAATCTCTACCCAGTTACTGGCCCAGTTTTGGGAGCCGTCATTGCCGTCAAATGCTTTCTTATCAAACGTGTCCAGTACATAACCAGTGCTTGGTTGTTCGCCTGTATCCTCAGGTAAATGGTCATTAGCAGGGTCATCAGCGGCTGTTTCTCTGGTGAGGAGGGCATGCACATCTAGCGCTTTGGCAGTTGTAAGCACAGGAGTGCCTACCACATTGTTTTTCGCTGACGCTTTTAGCGCATTTGCAACGGTTGAGGCGTGTGCATTGGGATTGCTGCCGAGGTAACGGGCAACCGCGCCTGTCACATGCGGTGCAGCGTAAGAAGTCCCGCTCGCCAGAATACTCTCGAACGCGTGCGTTTCTTCTATAATGTGAGATAATGACACGATACTTTCACCAGGCGCGAGGATATCAACTACGTCGCCGAAATTGGAGAAAGGTGCAAAGGTGTTGGTTGCGTCATACGCGCCAACCGTAATGACATCGGTAACATGTGCCGGCGAATAGGTTGCGGCGTTTTGCCCGTCGTTTCCGGCTGCTGCTACATAGATTACGCCTTCCTGAATGGAAGCTTCGATGGCTTCGTCAAGAATGTTGTAGCTGCTGGTGCCAATGTCTACACCAAGGCTCATGTTAACTACAATCGGCCAGTCGGGGTTGGCTTGCTTGGCCCGGGTTACGTAATCAACGGCTGCCAGCAGGGTTGTTACATCAGTTCGGCCTTCATCAGTTAATACCTTCAGGCTATGGATTTTAACACCCGGTGCAATACCCACAACGCCATGCAGATTTTTTTCGGCGCCGATGGTACCGGCAACGTGTGTGCCGTGTCCCGATTCGTCATACGGATTGCCGTCATCACCGGGGTCAAATCCAGACATGTCCTCTGCATCATCTTCTTCCCATAGTTCATCCTCATCTTCATCAAAGAGCATGGTGAAGTCTTTTTTCTCAACATAGTTCAGGTCATCAAGCCATGAAGCTGTCATTGCGCCTGAGTCAAGGATGTAGACATGCACCGGCTGATCGCGGTTATAGTCAACGGAGAACATCTCGAAAAAAGACGGGACAGGGGTGTTAATCTGCGAGATCCCCCATGGTGTGATTTCGTTGTCATACCATTGTCCACTTGTGAACCCAAGATCAGAAGTTGTGATTTCAATATCAGGCTCAGCAAACAGAATTTCGTGATCATCACTGATTTCGTCGAGGAAACTGTCGAGGTAGACACTCTCCATGGCGATAGAAATACCAAGATGCGCGCCGTCGATATGAACTTTAAGTCTGATGGCCTGAATAAAGCTTTCCAGGGCGTCGATGTATGCCTCTGCGGTAACATCATGTGCAGCGAGAAGCGATGCCATCGTGTTGAAATCGTCAATTTCAGCTGCGCCAATGCCTTCCGTAAGTAGTGTGGCTTCTGTGATATTGAATTCTGCCAGTAAAGCATCTGTAATCTGGCCATTATAGCGCGACAGGACGCGTCGGGTCACATCATATCGTGATAATATACGCCTTGTGACGTCATACCGGTTCAAAATTCGCCGGGTGACATCGTACTCATTCAGCACCCGCTTCGTAATACCATAGCCATTAAGGACGCGCCGTGTAATGCCGTACTCTTCAAGAATTCTATTGGTAACTTCATAACGGTTGAGAACACGCGGTGTGATGCCGTCTGCCTCGTACTGATTCAGGGCCAGGAAAAGGTTTGTGTACTCGCTACCTGATTTGCCGGCCTGTCCGGGCGAAATTTTGCGTGCGCCATCAAGCAAGGCCGGGTGTCTAAGCTTGTTGTGCACTGTTGAAACTGGGGCGGGGTCTCGAGGTGATGTATTAAAGTCTGTATCTTCATCAAGGGCAGAGAATGAGTCACATCCTTGAAGCAAGGCCGGGCTTAAAAAGAGTAGGCCAATGATCAAAAACGTAGCCCATTTTGAAGAGGGGGCACGGTTCTGCATATATATCCAGGCAAAATTAAACGGGGGAGGATAAGCCTGAATGGGTGTCAGCAATCCTTGGTGGAGTGAGTGCTAGTTATTGGGATAATCAAAGATTGTACCAATGCAGAAATAGGCGCTGGTGTTTGTTTTAGCGCGGATGCGCTAACTGAATTGCAACGACGGCGGGAGAAAAGTAATGAACGGAGGTTGGGCCATAAGAAAAAGCCGACCCCTTGAAGGCCGGCTTTTGTCCAGAAAAAAATTTTGTCCGCTTTACTGCTTTACATACCGTTTCTCAGTTGCCGGCATATCATAAAACGCATTGATGAGGCGGGCATAAGCATAGCTAGCCCGATTCTCGCCTTCCCATGTTGCCGGCCACCAGTCCACTTCTTCGGAAGAAACGTTTTCGCTTGCGGAAGCATACGTAGCTTCCTCTACATCAGAAGACCAGGTCCCAATAGCCTCCATCTTGGCGCCCCGCTCATAGGGATTGATGCGCAGCTTGATTTTCATGGTACTGCGTTGGCCAATGTCCGTTACCCCGGTCTCAATCGTGCGTGTAACTTCATTTGCATCTTCAATCGCGAATCCCTGAGCCGGCAGCCACTGTTGCAGGTCGTTAAACAAGTCCTCAACAGATTTGTCCGAAATAAGATCTACGCGGTTTGCACCTTTGGGGATTTCTGCGTCAAAGCCTTCGGGCAGATTTGCCGGTACGGAACAGGCAGAAACAAGCAGCGCAAACGCTGCTAACAACAAAATTGATTTGGGATACCGCATAACGCTTGCAAATAGGTGGTTGGTTGTCAAAATATTAACGCTATTGGGATATAAGATCCAGTCCGTTGGATGTAAAATCTATCTACAATTTGTTAAGAACTGGTTATTGAAGCAAGTTAAGGACCAGGAAAGCACACAAAATGGCTGGTTCTTTTGTTGTGCCGCTACTTCATGTCAACACTGCTTTCCTCGCTTCATTGCTGCAGGACATCCTCCCAGGCGCGCCATTTTGTATATCCAATTTTGGGTGGACTCCCATCGGGCTGGAGGCCGTGGGTGTTAGGTAATGCTTCCAGGATGGGTTGTCCGTCGCGATAGATGTTCAAGAATTGTGTGGCTGCATAAAAGAGTGCGTCGGCTGTTTCGCTTGCATAAAAGAAGTGCGCGTCGGTTTCGAACGCCCCGCAGGTCATTTTACCTGCCGCCCAGGTATAGCGCGGCCGGATGTTTTCTCTTGCAAGCTCAGCTTCAAGATCAATTTTCAAGCACAACGTCGACGTACTTGCTGGACGTTTGATTTGTATGCCAAGGCCTGCCGGATAAGTATCTGGTTTCAGCAAGGAATACTTTTCAAGGTATGGGCCGGGGGCGTCACCTGCTTCTATTGGTTGAAGGAGGGTGACAAATACCTCATAGTCTCCAGTTTTATAGTGGCTTGATTGCGTCTGGTAGATCGCGCGTTCGTCCTGAAAGTGCCGGCGCTCTGCATAATGGCCGGCATCTTTGGCATAGATGTCGAGAAACCGTACCAACAGATGTGTGTCGACCGGTAGGGCCTCATTTCTGATGGAGTCGATGGAGGTTACAAAATACTGTGGCCCCTCTGCGATGATATTACGGGTGTGCCAGAGGTTGGTGTAAGTATAAAAGTCGGATACCCTGCTCTGGATCGCATCTACTACGATAAACGCATTGTCTTCTTTCAGGTAGGTGATGATCCTGTCCCATGTATATCCCATCTGGTCATCCTGGAGGCGCGTGCGGCTCATTTCTACATCGTCGAAGGTGGCAAAGTCTATTTTTTGCGTACGCACGGGACGGTAGGCGCCAGAATTGTGGAGAAAGTTTGCGACCGATTGGTTAACATCCCGTTTGTTTTTTCGAACCACGAGCTTGTTTTGGTAATAATCTGCCCGGAACTGGCCAAACGGTCCGCTGGGCAGCCCCGAACGGTATCCACTGCTGTGCAGGAGTACGCTTCCATTCGACATTAAGAGGGCAATGTCGTTTTCGTCTGCCTGCCCATGGTGCATTTTTTCTTCTTCCACCGTGAGCGTATTGCGCAGATAATTGCGGTGTACGATGCCGCCATCTCCTTCGTCACGATAATTGAGTAGCATGTAGGTGCTTGTTGCATCCCATCCGTCTCTGAATACAATTTTTTTCCCTGCAATATCTTCCAGGACTTCCTGGCTGCCGGAAGTGGGTTTTTGAGGGATGATAGACTCGTCTGCCCACCGGTAGGCGAGTGCCAGGTGTGATGCAGCCCCGACGCCATAGCGGCCGGCTTCCACGGCGCGCGCAAAGAGTTTATCTGCGATCCACTTCATCTCCGGATCCTGGTACACGGCGGCATACTTCTCAAAAATGGCAATGAATCGGTCCCATGAAGGATTCCAGTTTGAGTCGCCAAATGCCGGCAAGGTGTGCGCAGGTGTAAACATGCGCTTGAAGTATTCTGCGTAGTAGCGAATGATTGGCATCCGGAAGAAGGCCTCTTCTTGCCCGGTGATTTCTGCATACGAGAATACAGACGTGAGCCATACCGCCTGGTACCCTGATGCATCTTCTACTTCCCATTCATCCAGGTTGTCTGCCGCGATGATTTCTGCCATTTTTTTCCACTTGCCGGCCTGCTCGTGGTCCGGTATGGCAAGGGCACCATAATACCATCCTTCTGCGCGTAGCATGGCCCGGTTGTGGGCACCCCATTCAGGGAAGTGAAATTGAAAATCGAGGCTATGTGAGAGGTCGCGTTCAATGATAACCCTCATTTCTTCTGACAGTACATCGCTGGTTGCGATGCGGAGATACGCACGTGAATAAGGCGGCAGGAAGAAAAAGTTTGAAAGGGCAGGTACGCCATTGCTGTATTCAACGCGGGTTGTGTAGTAGTCTTCAGGGTAAGCATCGCGCAGTGTGCCGTATTCAGCCAACAAAGTTGCAGCGCGCTCGGCATAGAAACGCTCTTCGGTTTCTTCGTACAAAAAACCAAGTACATCAGCAAGGTATATGGGGTGTGACGGAGAATTGTACCCCCATAATACGCTAGGGTCAACCCTGTCTTTCCATCGTTCGATGATCGCTGGATTATTGGTCCATCCATCATCAGCGGCCTTTTTGATGTAGGCCATGTAGTCGGATTTCTGCGCATGCGTCCCTTGAGTTGTGCAGGTTGCAGCGAGCAAAAGTCCAATCAGAATGGCCCTGGATATGGGAGAAAAGGATAGCATTTTTTGTAGGAGATTTTTGTACGTTCTTTTGCGCGAGTCATCTCATATGCAGACAGATCACAAGCAACTGCCATGAAAATAGCGAAAAAGCAGTGGACATTGTTGGGAAAGCACAGGTTGTGGGTAGTGGCCATGGTTGGTTGTTGCATCGCATTGGGGATGCTACTGGCCAATCCAGAAGGGCCGGCGGCTGAGCGGGACAAAGATGGTGACGACGCGCTTTCACTGGTGTCTGAGCGCAAGCGGAAGATGCAGGGGACGATGCGTATGGATGCGCCTGATGCCTTTGCGACATACCATCGTAACATCCGCACAAAACAGGGCGCGTCGGCTCCTGATTACCCACCCAACTATCGGGTTGAAGCCCTGCATCAGGCAGAGGTATTAAAAGCCGGCAACAGACAGCGTATTGCCTCGCAGGTCGAATGGACAGAACGGGGGCCTGCAAATGTGTCAGGCCGTGCCAGGGCCGTCCTGGTTGACCCTGATGATGAAACGCACCGCACCTGGTTTGTGGGATCAGCAAGTGGTGGCGTATGGAAAACGGAAGACGCCGGCGAAAACTGGCGGGAATTGACGCGTGACGTGCCCAATCTGGCCACAACAACGCTCGCAATGTCGGCTGCTAATCCTGATTTGATCTATGCCGGCACGGGCGAAGGATTTGGCTCTTTTGCGTTTGTTTATGGAGAAGGGATCTGGAAATCAGCAGACAAGGGGGAATCATGGGAGCAATTGACGAGCACAGCAGACGATATCCGATTCACCAATACCCTACGCCTTGCTGTTGATCCGTCCAATCCGA from Bacteroidota bacterium carries:
- a CDS encoding Gfo/Idh/MocA family oxidoreductase → MPEGKTTLGWGLIGASTIAKEWMIPAINAQTDSKVVAVMSSSEERGKQYAAANGIPRAYHSVDALLADPEVDIVYISTTNEKHKAETLAAAKAGKHVLCEKPLALVLDDAKEMVAACHAAGVVMGTNHHLRNAVTHRTMRQMIMDGAIGKPLAVRVFHAVFLPEHLQGWRIRDPKTGAGVIMDITVHDTDTMRYVLNDEVIEVTALSAQQGMGAGEIEDAVMGVMRFKNGAIAQFHDAFTIGHTNTGFQVHGTTGSLHAEDVMTQAPIGKIYLQRGGEREEVALPAPENLYAHAVQAFNKAAKSEGAPWATGEDGIKSLAVALAVLESTQTGKAVQVQY
- a CDS encoding LacI family DNA-binding transcriptional regulator translates to MPNKKKPRKVTLLDVAEHAGVSRATASLVLRGSKLVADKTRQQVLASMEALGYVYNRAAANLRAQKSHTIGLVVTDITNPFFAELAVCIEAALENLDYTVMLCNSRDNLDKQDRLLRVLSGHMVDGIVICPAQGSTSNTIQTLKQWQIPVVLVARYIEGSTIDYAGADNILGASMAVDHLVSKGHTRIAFLGGVSDSSARNERQTGYQEALQRHNLAFDPTLSVTSPVSRQGGFDALTYLLDQPDPPTAAVCFNDVVAFGAMLGLQARNLTPGIDFSIIGFDDIADAALVRPALTTIAIKPQEIGEAATSLLLNRLQNPDRDHLRSVLKPHLVVRESTSA
- a CDS encoding response regulator, encoding MHTAFDVRAQKPRVAELSSSFDVLFSGQNTYSETPSVVTETAPDTDLQQKTRKILLVEDNLINQKVALRILAQHGYVADTAINGQEALEAFKSKAYDLVLMDIQMPIMDGISATRSIRDKFGSERPYIIAVTANVTPEDQKNCYEAGMNDFVTKPIRSDVLLAAIDKAPPPQTDQ
- a CDS encoding VOC family protein; protein product: MSAHIQPGQFVWHDLMSNTPEESTKFYQRIFGWDLEVAHMGEAIGDYTMFKHDDTTIGGVVGLDPAHGVPSHWISYISVDDVDAACKSTEHAAGTVAVPPFDIPNVGRTAVLADPTGAYFSPYTETSDESFTPPAPAVGLFNWHELMSTDIEKAKSYYTALVGWSIGSMEMQDPPDTYWMFQHGDQPVAGAIQMPAAAGEDAVSNWLPYIGVANVPESAKKTKELGGTIHVPPTHMREPSTVHFAVLGAPDGSMFGIVEV
- a CDS encoding SDR family oxidoreductase, with the translated sequence MYYKDRIVWITGASSGIGAALAQELSRQGSTIILSARNIKKLEEVRQTLDDPARHEVLPLDLTNITSLEGKAKEAVGYYGRVDFLINNGGVSQRSLAIETDIETDRKLIETNYLGPVALTKALLPSMLSLNKGHIVVVSSLTGKFGTPLRSGYAASKHALHGFFDALRAEMWREGIAVTLVCPGYIKTDISINAMTGDGTPQGTMDKGQANGMSPEVLARKILRAVEGGKNEVYLGGFERFGVYIKRFFPDLFCRMIRNASVTG
- a CDS encoding sulfatase, with translation MKNLQYLCGVCLLVLAGVDGCAPVTAPEAAAPNLLFVITDDQRFDMMGNMNADLHTPMMDWLAENGVRFEQAFVTTPICAASRASLLAGVVERTHRYTFITPPLADSFANSSYPALLKRAGYQTAHIGKFGVNLHEGAADAMFTVFEPLHRNPYFKEQSDGSVRHLTDITADRAIAFLDSAVAGPFALTLSFNAPHAEDSDERQFIWPAAMDTLYEDLEIATPPLAAPAFHDALPQFLRDPEINMNRYRWFWRFDNPQKASDMTKGYYRMISGVDAALARVMDKLEALDVADNTVIVLMGDNGYFLGERGYAGKWLALEPSIRVPLLLYDPRNDSYAGLRPTAMALNIDVAPTLLDLAGIAIPASMQGHSLLPLLDDNVGDTWRTDFFIEHLMDHKQIVKHEGVRGEKFKYTRYFELDPVYEELYNLANDSLEQHNLADNPDYAQVLKAMRTRTDELRDRYGGFFRLHNMQP
- a CDS encoding S8 family peptidase; translated protein: MQNRAPSSKWATFLIIGLLFLSPALLQGCDSFSALDEDTDFNTSPRDPAPVSTVHNKLRHPALLDGARKISPGQAGKSGSEYTNLFLALNQYEADGITPRVLNRYEVTNRILEEYGITRRVLNGYGITKRVLNEYDVTRRILNRYDVTRRILSRYDVTRRVLSRYNGQITDALLAEFNITEATLLTEGIGAAEIDDFNTMASLLAAHDVTAEAYIDALESFIQAIRLKVHIDGAHLGISIAMESVYLDSFLDEISDDHEILFAEPDIEITTSDLGFTSGQWYDNEITPWGISQINTPVPSFFEMFSVDYNRDQPVHVYILDSGAMTASWLDDLNYVEKKDFTMLFDEDEDELWEEDDAEDMSGFDPGDDGNPYDESGHGTHVAGTIGAEKNLHGVVGIAPGVKIHSLKVLTDEGRTDVTTLLAAVDYVTRAKQANPDWPIVVNMSLGVDIGTSSYNILDEAIEASIQEGVIYVAAAGNDGQNAATYSPAHVTDVITVGAYDATNTFAPFSNFGDVVDILAPGESIVSLSHIIEETHAFESILASGTSYAAPHVTGAVARYLGSNPNAHASTVANALKASAKNNVVGTPVLTTAKALDVHALLTRETAADDPANDHLPEDTGEQPSTGYVLDTFDKKAFDGNDGSQNWASNWVEIGEGDGAKKGKIEVEDSSKCADGNCLEIDTAKKERGIQRAVNLAGVSTATFSFDYRRKDLEESNLHVEISDNGGKNWTRLYTFKEGSDSSQKNRLFDISSYASADTQIRFIVKGEKGEKKVYIDNIKVSF